Genomic DNA from Vanrija pseudolonga chromosome 3, complete sequence:
cctcgccgcctaCCGCCCCCGCGCGATCGCATGCTCCAAGAAGCAGAGGCATCGCGGCCCCGACTGGTCGGGCACGTACACGGCCAAGGACTCGGTCTTGGTGCACGAGCGTCTGGCTATTGTCGGTGTTGGTGAGtagagcgaggcgaggcacGAGGCCGCAGGCAGGCCGAGTGCCGAgtgccgcggcgagcgcagtggctcggacgagtcggagaggcgcggcgcggcgcggcgcggcgatggcaTCGCACGCAGCGGCTTATCGCGCTGGCGGGCTGGACTGGAGCGGCAGCTTCCATCCGGAGGCCGGACCAGCCATCGTCCGcgcaagccagccagccctcgGACCTCCGACTCGTCCCccgcgcagccgcagcacGGTACCAGTGGCCGTCGCTAACCCCCCATAGACTCCGGCGCCCAGCCCCtcgtcaccgaggacgagcagaTTGTCCTCGCTGTCAACGGCGAGATCTACAACCACATTGCGCTCCGCAAGAGCCTCAAGAACCCCGCCAAGTTCAAGACGCACTCGGACTGCGAGGTCATCATGCACTTGGTAAGTACGCACgcgagaggagcgagcgggcgggcgggtgccGAGCGTTGGGTACCGGGCGAGCGAACGAGAGGGGGGAGCAAGCGGTGTGATGTGGGCGGGGACGTGGCGTTCGACGGGGTTCTCCCAGTTGGTGGGCAGTGCTCGGCTGCCTCCACTGGCCTTGTCGGCCCGACTTGTTCAGGCGGAGGAACGATCACCAGAGTCCTTTGACCTACTCGAGCGACTCGCGCTGGAATTAATTTCACGCGAGCCACCGCTGCCGGCTCGAGCTCTTCGGGGCGAttgacgccgcggcgccgcgctgccgcgtTTTGCCGTGTGGCTGTCACCAAGGCACCGAGGTGCTTTGTTGTGGCGGTCGAtctctcgctcgacccggcTCTACTCGTGCTAGCGCCGTGTCCACGCTCCGCGTGAACACTTCGTGGACACTTGCTGACCAACGCCTCAGTACAAGGAGCACGGTACCGGCGTGTgcaacctcctcgacggctTCTTCTCgttcgtcctcgtcgaccagtCGACGACCCCCTCGCGCCtgatcgccgcgcgcgaccccATCGGTGTCACCACGCTCTACTGGGGCTGGAACACTGCCGCCCCCGAGACGCTCTACTTTGCCTCGGAGCTCAAGTGCATCCAGGACGACTGCGACGTTGTCAAGACGTTCCCCCCGGGTCACTTCTACGACTCGAACACGGGCAAGGTTGAGCGCTACTTCAACCCCTCGTGGTGGAACACGGACGTCGAGCCCATCCCCCACAACCCCGTCGACTACACGCTCATCCGCAcgacgctcgaggacgccgtgcGCAAGCGTTTGATGTCCGAGGTTCCTTACGGTGTGCTGCTCTCGGGCGGTCTCGACTCGTCGCTTATTGCCGCTATtgccgcgcgcgagacggacaagctcgctgccgagcagGAGCGCCTGAGGAAGGAGCACCGTCTtgcccgcgagcgcggcgaggctgtcggcgaggaggccccGCTTGCCTCGTGGCCCCAGCTCCACTCGTTCGCCATCGGTCTCGAGGGCGCCCCCGACCTCATtgccgcgcgcaaggccgccgactcgctcggcaC
This window encodes:
- the asn1 gene encoding putative asparagine synthetase [glutamine-hydrolyzing] is translated as MCGIFCCYNRQGDLAAYRPRAIACSKKQRHRGPDWSGTYTAKDSVLVHERLAIVGVDSGAQPLVTEDEQIVLAVNGEIYNHIALRKSLKNPAKFKTHSDCEVIMHLYKEHGTGVCNLLDGFFSFVLVDQSTTPSRLIAARDPIGVTTLYWGWNTAAPETLYFASELKCIQDDCDVVKTFPPGHFYDSNTGKVERYFNPSWWNTDVEPIPHNPVDYTLIRTTLEDAVRKRLMSEVPYGVLLSGGLDSSLIAAIAARETDKLAAEQERLRKEHRLARERGEAVGEEAPLASWPQLHSFAIGLEGAPDLIAARKAADSLGTIHHEYHFTVQEGLDAIPEVIYHLETFDVTTVRASTPMYLLSRKIKAMGVKMVLSGEGSDEIFGGYLYFHAAPNAEDFHRELIKRVKNLNTADCLRANKSTMAWGLEARVPFLDKKFLDVCMNIDAKYKMFSKGSSQQVDEDGRPKMEKYIIRKAFDIAPDGKPYLPDSILWRQKEQFSDGVGYSWIDGMKEYSAASISDEQFAKRAERFPYQTPDTKEAYWIREIFDQQFPSQAAAETAVRWVPKQEWGVSSDPSGRAVAIHTAAYEGGANGQ